CATATGATCTCAAGTCAAACTGGTTTGAAATAAACGAATCGCACCGCGAGAATGGCCGCCGTGCACAAAACGGCACGCGCAGCAATTTATTGCCGTTCGCGCGGGTAAAAATGTTTGCAAAGTAGCAACTCACCTGGAGTGAACGTTTGTATGCAGATCGGTGATCAAGAAGGCGCGGGGTTAAATGAGATAAATCTAACCTCGTTGATCGATGTTGCATTGGTGTTGGTGGTGATCTTCATGGTGATGA
The Cytophagia bacterium CHB2 DNA segment above includes these coding regions:
- a CDS encoding biopolymer transporter ExbD; translation: MQIGDQEGAGLNEINLTSLIDVALVLVVIFMVM